A window from Streptomyces sp. NBC_00299 encodes these proteins:
- a CDS encoding FGGY-family carbohydrate kinase — translation MAHEQPRMTHDQDDAWLGIDLGTQSVRVLLVTGDGTVLGSGSAPLGGRRDGVRHEQDPGEWWDAVCTASRAALGSPRGVRIGGLAVCGTSGTVLLTDGAGRPTSPALMYDDGRATVQGARARMAGLAVQDTWALPKALWLTETYGQGRVTHQPDLVVSLLTGEPPPADSSHALKTGYDLERDAWPAMLTRLGLSDAVIPDVVRPGTPLGEVSPTAADATGIPAGTPVIAGMTDGCAAQIASAALRPGSWNSVLGTTLVLKGASPTLVRDPTGVVYNHRAPDGSWLPGGASSVGAGVLTAAFSGADPAAMDALAASYEPSGAITYPLVSPGERFPFLAPKAVALVLGEPESDADLWAALLQGVAFTERLCLDYLHHLGAPLDGPLTFTGGAARSPYWNQLRADILGRPARVPQQTEPALGMAALAAYGAGAAPGLAQAAEGMVRIGRTVEPRPDRTARFAGPYARLVDELTARGWLPPPVAAHALTRLDADTSAS, via the coding sequence ATGGCACACGAACAGCCCCGTATGACGCACGATCAGGACGACGCATGGCTCGGGATCGATCTCGGCACCCAGAGCGTCCGGGTCCTGCTGGTCACGGGGGACGGCACCGTACTCGGCAGCGGCTCGGCGCCCCTCGGCGGGCGCCGGGACGGGGTGCGGCACGAGCAGGATCCGGGGGAGTGGTGGGACGCGGTGTGTACGGCGTCCCGGGCCGCGCTCGGTTCCCCGCGAGGGGTGCGGATCGGCGGGCTCGCGGTGTGCGGGACGTCCGGGACCGTGCTGCTGACGGACGGGGCGGGGCGGCCGACGAGCCCCGCGCTGATGTACGACGACGGGCGGGCGACGGTCCAGGGAGCGCGGGCGCGGATGGCGGGGCTCGCCGTGCAGGACACCTGGGCGCTGCCGAAGGCGCTGTGGCTGACCGAGACGTACGGGCAGGGGCGGGTCACCCATCAGCCGGACCTGGTCGTCTCCCTCCTCACCGGCGAGCCGCCCCCGGCCGACTCCAGCCACGCCCTGAAGACCGGCTACGACCTGGAGCGCGACGCCTGGCCGGCCATGCTGACCCGGCTGGGCCTGTCCGACGCGGTGATCCCGGACGTCGTACGCCCCGGCACCCCCCTCGGCGAGGTCTCCCCGACCGCCGCCGACGCCACCGGCATCCCCGCCGGAACCCCCGTCATCGCGGGGATGACCGACGGCTGCGCGGCCCAGATCGCCTCCGCCGCCCTGCGCCCCGGCTCCTGGAACTCCGTGCTCGGCACCACGCTGGTCCTCAAGGGCGCGTCCCCGACCCTGGTCCGGGACCCGACCGGAGTGGTCTACAACCACCGAGCCCCGGACGGGAGCTGGCTGCCCGGCGGGGCCTCCAGCGTGGGCGCGGGCGTGCTCACGGCGGCGTTCTCGGGCGCCGACCCGGCGGCCATGGACGCGCTGGCCGCCTCCTACGAGCCGTCCGGGGCGATCACGTACCCCCTCGTGTCACCCGGCGAACGGTTCCCGTTCCTGGCCCCGAAGGCCGTCGCGCTCGTCCTGGGCGAACCCGAGTCGGACGCCGACCTGTGGGCCGCGCTCCTCCAGGGCGTCGCCTTCACGGAACGCCTGTGCCTGGACTATCTGCACCACCTCGGCGCCCCCCTCGACGGCCCCCTCACCTTCACGGGCGGCGCCGCCCGCAGCCCGTACTGGAACCAGCTGCGCGCCGACATCCTGGGCCGCCCGGCCCGCGTACCGCAGCAGACGGAACCGGCCCTGGGAATGGCCGCGTTGGCGGCGTACGGAGCGGGAGCGGCACCCGGTCTGGCTCAGGCCGCGGAGGGCATGGTCCGCATCGGCAGGACCGTCGAACCCCGCCCCGACCGCACCGCCCGCTTCGCCGGGCCGTACGCGCGCCTGGTCGACGAACTGACCGCCCGAGGCTGGCTCCCGCCGCCGGTCGCGGCGCACGCACTGACGCGCCTGGACGCGGATACTTCGGCTTCATGA
- a CDS encoding TauD/TfdA dioxygenase family protein has translation MSIEIQKVTANIGARVSGVDISQPLGQETVAALREALTAHKALVFDDVNLDDKTQQAFVRHFGDVTTAHPTVSSVAATPNVLPVDSERGRAANHWHTDVTFVLNPPQATTLRSITIPPYGGETLIASSAAAYRQLPEPLRNLADNLWAEHTNDYDYAVPDEEVDEQQAANRAEFTSIKYRTVHPVVRVHPLSGERGLFIGGFAQRLVGLSPGESRRILDLLQAYVTRPENILRHRWSENQLVVFDNRITQHYAVDNYDGLPRRLHRVTVAGDVPVGIEGKESYSIEGDASHYTPVAA, from the coding sequence ATGTCCATCGAGATCCAGAAGGTCACCGCCAACATCGGCGCCCGCGTCTCGGGCGTGGACATCTCCCAGCCCCTCGGCCAGGAAACGGTCGCCGCCCTGCGGGAGGCCCTCACCGCCCACAAGGCGCTCGTCTTCGACGACGTGAACCTCGACGACAAGACCCAGCAGGCCTTCGTCCGCCACTTCGGCGACGTCACCACCGCCCACCCGACGGTCTCCTCCGTCGCCGCCACCCCGAACGTCCTGCCCGTCGACAGCGAGCGCGGCCGTGCCGCCAACCACTGGCACACCGACGTCACCTTCGTCCTCAACCCGCCGCAGGCCACCACGCTGCGCAGCATCACGATCCCGCCGTACGGCGGCGAGACGCTGATCGCCAGCTCGGCGGCCGCCTACCGGCAGCTGCCCGAGCCGCTGCGGAACCTGGCCGACAACCTGTGGGCGGAGCACACCAACGACTACGACTACGCCGTGCCGGACGAGGAGGTCGACGAGCAGCAGGCCGCCAATCGCGCCGAGTTCACGTCGATCAAGTACCGCACGGTCCACCCGGTCGTCCGCGTCCATCCGCTGTCGGGTGAGCGCGGCCTGTTCATCGGCGGGTTCGCCCAGCGCCTCGTGGGCCTCTCGCCGGGCGAGTCCCGCAGGATCCTCGACCTGCTCCAGGCGTACGTCACCCGGCCGGAGAACATCCTTCGCCACCGCTGGTCCGAGAACCAGCTGGTCGTCTTCGACAACCGCATCACCCAGCACTACGCCGTCGACAACTACGACGGTCTGCCGCGCCGCCTGCACCGGGTGACGGTGGCCGGTGACGTGCCGGTCGGCATCGAGGGCAAGGAGAGCTACTCGATCGAGGGGGACGCGTCGCACTACACGCCGGTCGCTGCGTAG
- a CDS encoding amino acid permease — MPNSTTETPPKADDVSPGLNHGLKQRHLSMIALGGVIGAGLFVGSGAGIAAAGPSIVIAYVLSGLLVMLVMRMLGEMSAAYPSSGSFSAHAERAIGPWAGFTVGWAFWVLLCTAVGLEGIGAAKIVSGWLPGTPEWAWVALFMVVFCGANLAAVKNFGEFEFWFAALKVGAIALFLVLGGLAIAGVLPGTDAPGTAHLTGEGGFLPNGTEGLIIGLLASVFAYGGMETVTIAAAESENPVSGVASAVRTAMWRIALFYIGSMAVVVTLVPWDSKEVVEKGPYVATLDHLGIPGAGQLMNVVVLVALLSAMNANIYGSSRIAYSLVQRGQGPKKLGRASGGVPRIAVLASSVFGFVCVVLSYWRPDDVFPWLLNMIGAVILVVWIFIAVSQLRLRSRMEREAPEKLVVRMWAFPVLTWVALAGMAAIFVLMAREPDTRVQLYSTGGMTLFLAVVGFAWQKARAKS; from the coding sequence ATGCCCAACAGCACCACGGAGACGCCCCCGAAGGCGGACGACGTCTCCCCAGGACTGAATCACGGCCTCAAGCAGCGCCACCTGTCGATGATCGCCCTCGGCGGCGTCATCGGAGCGGGCCTGTTCGTCGGGTCCGGCGCCGGTATCGCCGCCGCCGGTCCCTCGATCGTCATCGCGTACGTCCTCTCCGGCCTCCTCGTGATGCTGGTGATGCGGATGCTCGGCGAGATGTCGGCCGCGTATCCCTCGTCCGGCTCCTTCTCCGCGCACGCCGAGCGGGCGATCGGCCCGTGGGCCGGCTTCACGGTCGGCTGGGCCTTCTGGGTGCTGCTGTGCACGGCCGTCGGCCTGGAGGGCATCGGCGCCGCGAAGATCGTGTCGGGCTGGCTGCCGGGCACCCCGGAGTGGGCCTGGGTGGCCCTCTTCATGGTCGTCTTCTGCGGTGCGAACCTCGCCGCCGTGAAGAACTTCGGCGAGTTCGAGTTCTGGTTCGCGGCCCTGAAGGTCGGCGCGATCGCGCTGTTCCTGGTGCTGGGCGGGCTGGCGATCGCGGGCGTCCTGCCGGGCACGGACGCGCCGGGCACCGCGCACCTCACCGGTGAGGGCGGATTCCTCCCGAACGGCACCGAGGGCCTGATCATCGGCCTATTGGCATCAGTCTTCGCCTATGGCGGCATGGAGACGGTCACCATCGCCGCGGCCGAGTCGGAGAACCCGGTCAGCGGCGTCGCGAGCGCGGTCCGCACGGCGATGTGGCGCATCGCCCTCTTCTACATCGGCTCCATGGCGGTCGTCGTCACCCTCGTCCCCTGGGACTCCAAGGAGGTCGTCGAGAAGGGCCCGTACGTCGCCACCCTCGACCACCTCGGCATCCCCGGCGCCGGCCAGCTGATGAACGTCGTGGTCCTGGTCGCCCTGCTGAGCGCCATGAACGCCAACATCTACGGCTCCTCGCGCATCGCGTACTCGCTCGTCCAGCGCGGGCAGGGACCGAAGAAGCTGGGCCGGGCGTCGGGCGGCGTCCCGCGCATCGCCGTCCTGGCATCCTCGGTGTTCGGCTTCGTGTGCGTGGTGCTGAGCTACTGGCGGCCGGACGACGTCTTCCCCTGGCTGCTGAACATGATCGGCGCGGTCATCCTGGTCGTCTGGATCTTCATCGCCGTCTCCCAGCTGCGGCTGCGCAGCCGCATGGAGCGCGAGGCGCCGGAGAAGCTGGTCGTGCGGATGTGGGCGTTCCCGGTCCTGACCTGGGTCGCGCTGGCCGGGATGGCGGCCATCTTCGTCCTCATGGCCCGGGAGCCGGACACCCGCGTGCAGCTGTACTCGACGGGCGGCATGACGCTGTTCCTGGCGGTCGTCGGGTTCGCTTGGCAGAAGGCGCGCGCCAAGAGCTGA
- a CDS encoding SAM-dependent methyltransferase, translating into MTEIDTSVPHSARIWNYWLGGKDNYPVDEAAGDAYTAVYPGIVTIARSSRAFLGRSIRYLVTEAGVRQFLDVGTGLPTVDNTHEVAQSLAPESRIVYVDNDPLVLAHARALLTSTPEGVTAYEDLSLYDPQKILDAASRTLDLSRPTALILSGILGHVTDYEQARGIVRGLLAGLPSGSYLSLNEGSRGTDPDYEQAQDAYNETGAVPYFLRPVDQITAYFEGLDLVEPGIVSVPLWHPEPAGEEPRPIGQHGGLGRKP; encoded by the coding sequence ATGACGGAGATCGACACCTCGGTACCGCACTCGGCCAGGATCTGGAACTACTGGCTGGGCGGCAAGGACAACTACCCCGTGGACGAGGCGGCCGGCGACGCCTACACCGCCGTGTACCCCGGCATCGTCACCATCGCCCGCAGCAGCCGCGCCTTCCTGGGCCGCAGCATCCGGTACCTGGTCACGGAGGCGGGCGTACGCCAGTTCCTCGACGTCGGCACGGGTCTGCCCACCGTCGACAACACCCACGAGGTCGCCCAGAGCCTCGCCCCCGAGTCGAGGATCGTCTACGTCGACAACGACCCGCTGGTCCTGGCCCACGCCCGCGCCCTGCTCACCTCGACGCCCGAGGGTGTGACGGCGTACGAGGACCTGAGCCTGTACGACCCGCAGAAGATCCTGGACGCGGCGTCCCGCACCCTCGACCTCTCCCGCCCCACGGCCCTGATCCTCAGCGGCATCCTCGGTCACGTCACCGACTACGAGCAGGCCCGCGGCATCGTCCGCGGCCTCCTGGCGGGCCTGCCCTCCGGCAGTTACCTCTCCCTCAACGAGGGCTCCCGGGGCACCGACCCGGACTACGAGCAGGCCCAGGACGCCTACAACGAGACCGGCGCCGTCCCGTACTTCCTGCGCCCGGTCGACCAGATCACCGCGTACTTCGAGGGTCTGGACCTGGTGGAGCCCGGCATCGTCTCCGTTCCGCTGTGGCACCCGGAGCCGGCCGGCGAGGAGCCGCGGCCGATCGGCCAGCACGGCGGACTGGGCCGCAAGCCCTGA
- a CDS encoding histidine phosphatase family protein, translating into MDRGTSTTLLLVRHGQTVWHAENRYAGISDVPLTDTGRAQAEALGRWAAAHPVDAIWTSPLSRAAATADPACRALGITPHREPGLRECDFGVLEGRTLAQFAAEDPEAAEAFRADPVAHPFPDAEDPVAAAERGAAALRRIAAAHPGERVLVVAHNTLFRLVLCTLLSIPAGEYRRVFPRLRNVAISELHMKTDGSAALLSLNVPCEPDVP; encoded by the coding sequence ATGGACCGGGGCACGAGTACGACGCTGTTGCTGGTCCGGCACGGGCAGACGGTCTGGCATGCCGAGAACCGCTACGCCGGGATCAGCGACGTGCCCCTCACCGACACGGGGCGCGCCCAGGCCGAGGCCCTCGGCCGCTGGGCCGCCGCCCACCCGGTCGACGCGATCTGGACCTCGCCCCTGTCCCGTGCCGCGGCCACCGCCGACCCCGCCTGCCGGGCCCTCGGCATCACCCCGCACCGCGAACCCGGCCTGCGCGAATGCGACTTCGGCGTGCTGGAGGGCCGTACGCTCGCTCAGTTCGCGGCCGAGGATCCCGAGGCGGCGGAGGCCTTCCGCGCCGATCCGGTGGCCCACCCGTTCCCGGATGCCGAGGACCCCGTCGCCGCCGCCGAGCGCGGTGCCGCCGCCCTGCGCCGCATCGCCGCCGCCCACCCCGGCGAACGGGTCCTCGTCGTCGCCCACAACACCCTGTTCCGGCTGGTGCTGTGCACGCTGCTGTCGATCCCGGCCGGGGAGTACCGCAGAGTGTTTCCGAGGTTGCGCAACGTGGCGATCAGCGAACTCCACATGAAAACCGACGGTTCCGCCGCACTTCTCTCCCTCAATGTGCCGTGCGAGCCGGACGTCCCGTAG
- a CDS encoding LLM class flavin-dependent oxidoreductase has product MPRQLHLNAFLMNTGHHEASWRLPESDPYAHVSLAHYVNLARVAERGTFDSLFLADGPQLWNNLAQRPAGALEPLTLLTALATATEHVGLVATASTSYNSPYNLARKFASLDIISGGRAGWNIVTTAGAEAARNFGLDAEPAHAERYARAAEFLDVALKLWDSWEDDAIVADKAAGVWGDDDKIHPPRHAGTYFSVQGALNVPRTPQGYPLLVQAGSSEDGKGFAARYAEAVFTAQQTIEDARAFYADLKTRTEAAGRDPEHIKVLPGIVPVIGSTEAEARAAEQVLEDHIVHTHGVGRLESLLQLPPGTLELDSELPSDLPPEDAIEGAKSRYTLVVELARRDRLTVRQLIGRLGGGRGHLTFAGTPEQVTDAIETWFTQGAADGFNIMPPVLPSGLDAFVDHVVPILRARGLLRTEYGPRRTLRERYGLPRPANQYVSTPATGTPALV; this is encoded by the coding sequence ATGCCCAGACAGCTCCACCTCAACGCCTTCCTCATGAACACCGGCCACCACGAAGCCTCCTGGCGGCTCCCCGAGAGTGACCCGTACGCGCACGTGTCCCTGGCCCACTACGTCAACCTGGCCCGCGTCGCCGAACGCGGCACCTTCGACTCGCTCTTCCTCGCCGACGGCCCGCAGCTGTGGAACAACCTCGCCCAGCGTCCCGCCGGCGCTCTGGAGCCGCTCACGCTGCTCACCGCGCTGGCGACGGCCACCGAGCACGTCGGGCTCGTCGCCACCGCCTCCACCTCCTACAACTCCCCCTACAACCTGGCCCGCAAGTTCGCCTCCCTCGACATCATCAGCGGCGGCCGGGCGGGCTGGAACATCGTCACCACGGCGGGAGCGGAGGCCGCCCGTAACTTCGGGCTGGACGCGGAGCCCGCGCACGCCGAGCGGTACGCCCGCGCCGCCGAGTTCCTGGACGTCGCCCTGAAGCTGTGGGACAGCTGGGAGGACGACGCGATCGTCGCCGACAAGGCGGCCGGTGTGTGGGGCGACGACGACAAGATCCATCCGCCCCGGCACGCAGGGACGTACTTCAGCGTCCAGGGCGCCCTCAACGTGCCGCGTACACCGCAGGGTTACCCGCTGCTCGTGCAGGCCGGTTCGAGCGAGGACGGCAAGGGCTTCGCCGCCCGGTACGCGGAGGCGGTGTTCACCGCGCAGCAGACGATCGAGGACGCGCGGGCCTTCTACGCCGACCTCAAGACACGTACGGAGGCGGCCGGCCGCGACCCCGAGCACATCAAGGTGCTGCCCGGCATCGTCCCGGTGATCGGCTCGACGGAGGCCGAGGCGCGGGCGGCCGAGCAGGTCCTGGAGGACCACATCGTGCACACGCACGGGGTGGGACGCCTGGAGAGTCTGCTGCAACTGCCGCCCGGCACGCTGGAGTTGGACTCCGAACTCCCTTCCGATCTGCCGCCCGAGGACGCCATCGAGGGCGCCAAGAGCCGCTACACGCTCGTGGTGGAACTGGCCCGGCGCGACCGGCTCACCGTGCGGCAGCTGATCGGGCGGCTCGGCGGCGGACGCGGCCATCTCACCTTCGCCGGGACGCCGGAGCAGGTCACCGACGCCATCGAGACCTGGTTCACGCAGGGCGCCGCCGACGGCTTCAACATCATGCCGCCGGTCCTGCCCTCCGGCCTCGACGCCTTCGTCGACCATGTCGTCCCGATCCTGCGCGCCCGCGGTCTGCTCCGCACGGAGTACGGCCCGCGCCGGACCCTGCGCGAGCGCTACGGCCTCCCGCGCCCCGCCAACCAGTACGTCAGCACCCCCGCAACCGGCACCCCCGCCCTCGTCTGA
- a CDS encoding ABC transporter permease — protein sequence MTTTTLHKAAAVATDADERPRKRRRGLAPGKRLPAARLAGPLLVLVLWAVASAAEALDPAAIPAPWTVVETGAQLWTDGTLITDILTSLQRAASGFAIGLTAGVVLALASGLTRTGEALIDGTVNLNRAIPTLGLIPLFILWLGIGETFKIAIIAIVVYIPIYLNTHAALSGIDNRFVELAEVQGLSKLRFIREIVIPGALPGFFVGLRLGVTGSWLGLVVLEQINATSGLGYMMFQATNYGQSDVILVGLVVYGIFGLASDSTVRIVERRVLSWRRTLSS from the coding sequence ATGACCACGACCACCCTGCACAAGGCCGCCGCCGTCGCCACCGACGCCGACGAGCGGCCCCGTAAACGCCGCCGCGGGCTCGCACCCGGCAAACGCCTTCCCGCCGCCCGGCTCGCCGGGCCCCTGCTGGTGCTCGTCCTGTGGGCCGTCGCGTCCGCAGCCGAGGCGCTCGACCCCGCCGCGATTCCCGCGCCCTGGACGGTGGTGGAGACCGGCGCCCAGCTGTGGACCGACGGGACCCTGATCACCGACATCCTCACCTCGTTGCAGCGGGCCGCGTCCGGCTTCGCGATCGGTCTGACCGCCGGCGTCGTGCTGGCCCTGGCCTCCGGGCTCACCCGCACCGGGGAGGCCCTGATCGACGGCACGGTCAACCTCAACCGGGCCATCCCGACCCTCGGTCTGATCCCGCTGTTCATCCTCTGGCTGGGCATCGGCGAGACCTTCAAGATCGCCATCATCGCGATCGTCGTCTACATCCCGATCTACCTCAACACGCATGCCGCCCTGTCCGGCATCGACAACCGGTTCGTCGAGCTCGCCGAGGTGCAGGGCCTGTCGAAGCTGCGCTTCATCCGGGAGATCGTCATCCCCGGTGCGCTGCCCGGGTTCTTCGTGGGACTCCGGCTCGGCGTGACCGGCTCCTGGCTGGGCCTGGTGGTCCTGGAGCAGATCAACGCCACCAGTGGCCTCGGCTACATGATGTTCCAGGCCACGAACTACGGCCAGTCGGACGTCATCCTCGTCGGCCTGGTCGTCTACGGCATCTTCGGCCTCGCCTCGGACAGCACGGTCCGCATCGTCGAACGGAGGGTGCTGTCGTGGCGCCGCACACTGAGCAGCTGA
- a CDS encoding ABC transporter ATP-binding protein produces MAPHTEQLTRPAVQLRALTRSFDQRVVLDGIDLDIPAGQFVALLGHSGSGKSTLLRAVAGLDHEVTGSGQLTAPDRVSVVFQDSRLLPWRRVLANVLLGLEGREAEQKGREALAEVGLKGREGAWPNELSGGEQQRAALARSLVREPELLLADEPFGALDALTRIRMHALLRELWERHRPSVLLVTHDVDEAIVLADRVLVLERGRIGLDLAIDRPHPRSYRDPLLGEYRERLLAALGVTEDH; encoded by the coding sequence GTGGCGCCGCACACTGAGCAGCTGACCCGTCCCGCCGTCCAGCTCCGCGCGCTGACACGCTCGTTCGACCAGCGTGTCGTGCTCGACGGCATCGACCTGGACATTCCCGCCGGCCAGTTCGTGGCCCTGCTGGGGCACAGCGGCTCCGGCAAGAGCACCCTGCTGCGAGCGGTCGCCGGTCTCGACCACGAGGTCACCGGCAGCGGACAGCTCACCGCCCCGGACCGGGTGTCGGTCGTCTTCCAGGACTCCCGGCTACTGCCCTGGCGTCGCGTCCTCGCCAACGTGCTCCTCGGGCTCGAGGGCAGGGAGGCGGAGCAGAAGGGCCGCGAGGCCCTCGCCGAGGTCGGGCTGAAAGGCCGCGAGGGCGCCTGGCCCAACGAGCTGTCCGGCGGCGAGCAGCAGCGCGCGGCACTGGCCCGCTCACTCGTCCGTGAGCCCGAACTCCTGCTGGCCGACGAGCCGTTCGGGGCGCTGGACGCGCTGACCCGCATCAGGATGCATGCCCTGCTCAGGGAGCTGTGGGAGCGGCACCGGCCCTCGGTGCTGCTGGTCACGCATGACGTGGACGAGGCGATCGTGCTCGCGGACCGGGTGCTCGTGCTGGAGCGGGGGCGTATCGGGCTCGACCTCGCGATCGACCGGCCGCATCCGCGGTCGTACCGGGATCCGTTGCTCGGGGAGTACCGGGAGCGGTTGCTGGCCGCGCTCGGAGTGACGGAGGACCACTGA